One stretch of Prunus persica cultivar Lovell chromosome G1, Prunus_persica_NCBIv2, whole genome shotgun sequence DNA includes these proteins:
- the LOC18791625 gene encoding uncharacterized protein LOC18791625: protein MGALLHSFSVAFITLKTLKLVKGNGSSRNQISSLEFANGYSSFSSRRPLTSQKLSVGRRKSVIVGAKKNNNKEKKKNDNHSFVSKPDEATGPFPEAVLLKEKKVQEDGKLLPEFADAEEEKVYEFLKLQRQSDLNEERMRHYEVVYLINEKHVEEVGSVKEKIEGFLREKKARIWRVSDWGMRRLAYQIKKAKNAYYILMNFEIEAKWINDFKTMLDKDERVIRHLVMKRDEAITEDCPPPPEFHSAGAGTDSDQEEEEDMEYDDEEYGDEDGIIIVDADNADIEDRKQGMVEQVA, encoded by the exons ATGGGGGCACTCTTACACTCCTTCTCTGTAGCTTTTATCACTCTAAAAACTTTAAAACTGGTCAAGGGAAATGGGTCCTCCAGAAACCAAATTTCAAGCTTGGAATTCGCAAATGGGTACTCCTCGTTTTCTTCTCGTAGGCCACTTACCTCTCAGAAGCTCTCTGTTGGACGTAGAAAGTCGGTGATTGTTGGTGCAAAGAAGAACAAtaacaaggagaagaagaagaacgaCAATCATAGCTTCGTATCAAAACCGGATGAGGCCACTGGCCCTTTCCCTGAAGCTGTGCTGCTTAAAGAG AAGAAAGTTCAGGAAGATGGTAAACTTCTCCCTGAGTTTGCTGACGCAGAAGAAG AGAAGGTGTATGAATTTTTGAAGCTTCAGCGACAAAGCGATTTGAATGAGGAACGAA TGCGCCACTATGAGGTGGTTTATCTGATTAATGAGAAGCATGTGGAAGAGGTTGGGAGTGTCAAGGAGAAAATTGAAG GTTTTCTAAGGGAGAAGAAAGCCAGGATATGGAGAGTGAGTGATTGGGGAATGCGAAGACTAGCATACCAAATAAAGAAAGCCAAGAATGCTTACTACATTCTGATGAACTTTGAGATAGAAGCCAAATGGATAAATGACTTTAAGACCATGTTGGACAAGGATGAAAGAGTCATTCGGCATCTTGTGATGAAGAGGGATGAGGCAATCACAGAGGACTGCCCTCCTCCTCCTGAGTTTCACAGCGCAGGTGCAGGTACGGATTCTGAtcaggaagaggaggaggatatGGAATACGACGACGAAGAGTACGGAGATGAAGATGGGATTATTATTGTTGACGCTGACAATGCTGATATAGAAGATAGGAAACAAGGAATGGTAGAACAAGTAGCTTAG
- the LOC18789656 gene encoding desiccation-related protein PCC13-62 has protein sequence MAQFAYVTTAIVAFFLILLPPSYFSESTLSHHPRSYSPTQSDVDLLEFPLNLEYLEAEFFLYGSLGYGLDKVNPGLTQGGPSPIGAQKAHLDHFTRDVITQFAWQEVGHLRAIKSKVKGFPRPLLNLSAESFAKVFDSAFGHPLVPPFDPYANSINYLLASYVIPYVGLTGYVGTAPKLQGRVSKSLVAGLLAVESGQDAVIRALLYERALEKVQPYGITVAEFTNRISNLRNKLGHGGWKDEGLVVPKYRGAEGKITGNVLAGDEFSLGYDRTPQEILRIIYASGNEHVPGGFYPKGADGHIAKSYLHNA, from the exons atgGCACAATTTGCTTATGTCACCACCGCCATTGTTGCCTTCTTCCTCATCCTCCTTCCACCATCTTATTTTTCTGAATCTACTTTAAGCCATCACCCTCGCTCCTACTCACCTACACAATCAGATGTTGATCTTTTAGAATTTCCTCTGAATTTAGAGTATTTGGAAGCTGAGTTCTTTCTGTATGGCTCTTTGGGCTATGGCTTGGATAAAGTTAATCCAGGCTTAACCCAGGGAGGTCCATCTCCCATTGGTGCTCAAAAAGCCCATTTGGACCACTTCACTAGGGATGTTATCACGCAATTTGCATGGCAAGAAGTTGGACACTTGAG AGCTATTAAAAGTAAAGTAAAGGGATTCCCAAGGCCATTGTTGAATTTGAGTGCAGAATCATTTGCCAAGGTGTTTGATTCTGCATTTGGTCATCCCTTGGTTCCCCCTTTTGACCCCTATGCCAATTCAATCAACTATCTCCTTGCATCCTATGTGATTCCTTATGTTGGTCTCACTGGGTATGTTGGAACCGCCCCAAAGCTCCAAGGTCGTGTTTCCAAATCG CTTGTTGCAGGGCTTTTGGCAGTGGAATCAGGTCAAGATGCAGTGATTCGAGCATTGCTATATGAGCGTGccctggagaaggtgcaaccATATGGTATAACAGTGGCTGAGTTCACTAATCGCATTTCAAATCTAAGGAATAAGCTAGGACATGGAGGTTGGAAAGATGAAGGCCTTGTGGTTCCCAAATACAGAGGTGCTGAGGGAAAAATCACTGGCAACGTTCTCGCCGGGGACGAGTTCTCACTCGGATATGACAGGACACCACAGGAGATACTAAGAATTATATATGCGAGTGGTAATGAACATGTCCCTGGAGGTTTCTATCCTAAAGGAGCTGATGGCCATATTGCTAAATCTTATTTACATAATGCATAG
- the LOC18789452 gene encoding pentatricopeptide repeat-containing protein At3g48810, which yields MYLKEGRSLLLKVHKPSRPFVLNTNPILNSNPKPQMEPSQAFLKEYDVLQRLRHEHHIASALEYFRSISNSRAFKHTPLTYEAMIVKLGSQCEMDGVQYLLNQMKLEGLGCSEELFISVINSYRRAGLAEQALKMFYRIREFGCKPTVKIYNHLLDALLSENRFQMINPIYSNMKKDGMEPNVYTYNILLKALCKNDRADGAHKLLVEMSKKGCSPDAVSYTTVVSALCRVGKVEEARELAVRFDPIVPVYNAVINGVCKECKIEEALELLVEMVDKGIDPNVITYSTIINSLSDMRNVESALAVLAQMFVRGCSPNIHTFTSLIKGYFLEGRVHEALGLWKRIIREGFVPNIIAYTSLIHGLCSNGKIGDAVSVLHEMERNGCPPNATTYSTLIDGFAKAGNLVGASETWNNMMNHGCRPNVIAYTCMVDVLCRNFMFHQAQCLVENMTAEGCPPNTVTFNTFIKGLCGDGKVDWAVKMLDKMEKHGCFPNITTYNELLDGLFKVNRFEEAFGLVKEIQERGMELNLVTYNTILNGFCQAGMTKDGMQLFGKMLVGGTKPDAITYNIIIYAYCKQGRISTATQIFNSIGAAKEWQPDVIAYTSLLSGICNSIGLDEAMVYLHKMIREGICPSIGTWNVLVRCFFSTLGQLEPIYILDDILRNA from the coding sequence ATGTATTTGAAAGAAGGACGCTCCCTGCTGCTAAAAGTTCACAAACCATCAAGACCATTTGTGCTCAACACAAACCCAATTCTCAattcaaaccctaaaccccaaatGGAACCCAGCCAAGCCTTTCTTAAAGAGTATGATGTGTTGCAGAGGTTAAGACACGAGCACCACATAGCGTCGGCATTAGAATACTTCAGGTCCATTTCCAATTCAAGAGCTTTCAAGCACACCCCATTAACGTACGAGGCCATGATTGTGAAGCTTGGGAGCCAATGTGAAATGGATGGTGTGCAGTACCTATTGAACCAAATGAAATTGGAGGGACTTGGCTGCTCTGAGGAGTTGTTCATAAGTGTGATCAACTCTTATAGGCGAGCTGGGTTGGCTGAGCAGGCCTTGAAAATGTTCTATAGGATAAGAGAATTTGGGTGCAAACCAACGGTCAAGATTTACAATCACCTCTTGGATGCATTGCTTAGTGAGAATAGGTTCCAGATGATTAATCCGATATATAGTAATATGAAGAAAGATGGGATGGAGCCAAATGTGTATACATATAACATTCTTTTGAAGGCGTTGTGTAAAAATGATAGAGCGGATGGTGCTCACAAGTTGCTTGTTGAAATGTCGAAGAAAGGATGTTCTCCAGACGCGGTGAGCTATACGACTGTAGTGTCTGCTTTGTGTAGAGTTGGAAAGGTAGAAGAAGCCAGGGAGCTTGCTGTTAGGTTTGATCCCATTGTGCCTGTTTATAATGCTGTGATAAATGGGGTATGCAAAGAGTGCAAAATTGAGGAGGCTTTGGAATTGTTGGTTGAAATGGTGGATAAAGGAATAGACCCTAATGTTATCACATACTCAACAATTATTAATTCTCTTTCTGATATGAGGAACGTTGAGTCTGCTCTTGCAGTTTTGGCTCAAATGTTTGTGAGAGGATGTAGTCctaatattcacacctttactTCCTTGATAAAGGGTTATTTTCTAGAAGGGAGAGTCCATGAAGCTCTTGGCTTGTGGAAACGCATAATTCGTGAGGGATTTGTGCCCAATATTATTGCATATACTAGTCTGATACATGGTCTCTGCTCTAATGGGAAAATTGGTGATGCTGTATCTGTTTTACATGAGATGGAGAGAAATGGCTGCCCTCCAAATGCGACCACATATAGCACTCTTATTGATGGCTTTGCAAAAGCTGGTAACCTTGTTGGTGCATCTGAGACTTGGAACAATATGATGAACCATGGTTGCCGTCCTAATGTTATAGCATATACCTGCATGGTGGATGTTCTTTGTAGGAATTTTATGTTTCATCAAGCTCAATGTCTTGTGGAAAATATGACTGCTGAAGGTTGTCCTCCAAATACAGTTACATTTAACACATTCATCAAAGGGTTATGTGGCGATGGAAAGGTAGATTGGGCTGTCAAGATGCTTGATAAGATGGAGAAGCATGGGTGTTTTCCTAACATTACAACATATAATGAGCTATTGGACGGTCTCTTCAAGGTGAACAGATTCGAAGAAGCATTTGGACTTGTTAAGGAGATACAGGAAAGAGGGATGGAACTGAATTTGGTAACTTACAATACCATTTTGAATGGTTTTTGTCAAGCTGGAATGACCAAGGACGGTATGCAGCTTTTCGGCAAAATGCTGGTGGGGGGAACAAAGCCTGATGCCATCACATataacataattatatatgcctATTGTAAGCAAGGTAGGATAAGCACTGCTACTCAGATTTTCAACAGTATTGGTGCGGCAAAGGAGTGGCAGCCAGATGTAATAGCTTACACCAGTCTTCTGTCTGGGATTTGTAATTCGATAGGTTTAGATGAAGCCATGGTTTATCTTCATAAGATGATAAGGGAAGGGATCTGCCCCAGCATTGGCACATGGAATGTGTTAGTGCGGTGTTTCTTTAGCACTTTAGGTCAGTTGGAGCCAATCTACATACTGGACGATATACTTCGCAATGCATAA
- the LOC18790851 gene encoding ER membrane protein complex subunit 6: protein MGGHNDSSASEKKLSEAANVVPTLNAENLQSNMKVIYYSRTFMSIIGGVIAGILGFTGLTGFIFYFLVMAVTSVGLIAKAGFTVHSYFDSWNQIILDGFLGGLLSFVLFWTFAYDIVHIF from the exons ATGGGTGGACATAATGACTCAAGTGCATCTGAGAAGAAACTGAGCGAGGCTGCAAATGTTGTGCCAACCCTCAATGCTGAGAATTTGCAAAGTAACATGAAAGTTATATATTACAG CCGAACATTTATGTCTATCATCGGTGGGGTCATTGCTGGAATTTTGGGATTCACAGGCCTTACtggttttatcttttattttcttgttatgGCTGTCACTTCAGTTGGACTCATTGCCAAGGCAGGGTTTACAGTTCATTCATATTTTGATAGCTGGAACCAGATTATACTTGATGGCTTTCTTGGTGGGCTTTTG TCATTTGTGCTGTTCTGGAC ATTTGCTTATGACATTGTGCATATATTCTGA